GTTGACGAACGATTTTTCCACCAAACCCGACGAcatggtgctgctgccacaCTGTGTGTTGGGGGGCCAAGGAAGGCGCTCTTGAGTTTGTTATGATTATTGGCCGCTCCGTTCGCTTCGGCTGAGATGGGtgataaataaacacactaCCATGCACGGGAGGGACGGGACCAACCGCAGGCGAAACGCCTTCACTTGAGCACGGTGTGCAAGGTCCGAGACCAAAACAGGCCCAAAGTAGCTTGCCAGGTTCTGTCGGGCTGGTAGTCGGGCGGAGCGCTGCTGCTACCGCGGAGCtggtgatgatgctggtggtgttgttgctgaGATGGGAGCGTTGccgtttttcccccttttcgtTACACCATTATCGCGCACTGCAAGCGCATCGTCGCGAACGCTGGGCGGGTAGCACTTTTCGTCGAGGAATTTTCGCACTTTTCACACCGTCCACTGTGCATCGATTTTCAGCCCGAAGACACCGTCCAACTGGTACGCCAACGATGCCAGAAACAGCATTTCTTCGACGAATTAAACCATTAAAAGTAATTAGTCTCTTTTTTCGTAtgtatttttgtaaaattgacAATTAACTGTCATTAGCAGTGCGGTCGATGCCGTCCGTACATTAAGAGTGCGCTCGATGGCGTCTCGAGCTGTCGCGGAGTTCGACCCTGCGTGGCAAATTGAGTCCAGCAGTTTTCACgaactgtttgttttaaattacgtTTATAGCGAATTAAAGGCATTACAGGGGAAATATGATAAATCAAAATCATATCGtggattttaaataatttttttcaacGATAAACCTTTTAGTTGATtccaaaataattcaaaataaatcaaactccGCTCGATGCTCAAATGCAAAGTCGAGCAGTTTGATTTCGAGTTGACGGTGCAACCATTTTTAACTGACACTTGCCGGTTGGACGGGAAACAGTGCGCGCAGTGGATGGAAATGTCTCTCTCAAAGATACCGATTTGCCGAATTTGCCTCACGAACGATGAGCTGCAGGTGTCGCTGTTTAGTGAATACGCACAGCGGAAGCTGCTGCTAACCAAAATACGCGTCTGTTTGCCGATAACTATCACTCACGCGGATACGCTGCCGGTAACGATCTGCAGCCAGTGCATCATTCGGTTGGAGCAGTTCTACGAATACTACTGCAAATCGGAAACGTCACAACGGATTCTGACGGAAGGAACCGGTATACTCTCCCGCCCGCGTAAAACGCCACCGGGAAGTTATACGCTTAGTGTCACAGGGACCGAGAACGGAGAGGCGAGCGGCCCGGTGGTCGAACAGATGGACCCGATTCTGACTCAATCTCCGCAGGTCAAAGGACCGGTAGTACAGAAAGAGGTAAGTCGTAAGAGGGTACCTGTTGCTCCGTTTGTTACTGCTGCTACAAGCCATCTCACACTTTATCGACAGATGCAATCCAATGCGTCGGGGTCGCCGGATGCGTCCCTAAGCTTTTTGCAGCAGGGAACGAGAAAACGCAAGCTCAAGAAATCATCGACGCAGAATACATTCTAGACACTATCGAACTGGTTTGTCTTTCATAGTTAAGTCTAGTAATAAATGATTGCCAAATCATAAGGTACTAATATCCAACCGTATGGGTTAGCACAACCCCACTATATCGAGATTTGTTGGCCAGAAGTTAGCGACCCGTGTCCTTCATAAAAACACTTACTTGCATTGTGTCCTTTaaaaggattatttttttagtattttCCTTGTAAAAATTACATTAATCTAAGTATAAGTAGAGTCTTGGAGATGATGtggattattattattatttggtcTGGTACGAATTAGTACAGTTTTactcaattttatttattttccagcAAGCAACAATTAGGAGATATATTTGAAAATGGTCTTTTTACCGTTTATTTCTATtaatttgaaacatgtttgaatttttattccTAAAGGACATATAAatgtgaaaaagaaaaaaagaagaaaagacatTTAACATTAAGCTCAACAATATGCAATGTATCTTCTTTTCGATATCATTATAACGAATTCAAGAATTCCAATTGAAATGCCAACACAATGAGAATTGCAAAAACATCCCGGTTTGAATCTTCTTTGATTCCAAAGAACCAGTTGATGAGTCATTACAATTGCGATATTTTTGGAGAAATAGAGCTGCAGTATCCATCTGCCAACGGTTTCTCGTCGTTTGGAACATACACATTTGTAGTCTAAATTTTGGTAAATTCCCAAAGAACTGTGAATCTGCCTTCAACCAACCCGATAGTACAGTTCAAATAACGTCCATTGGTACAACAAACTGCAAAATTTGCCGGTTGTGCATTCTTATCAACGATGTGGAGCATTGGTCGGACTGCACAGACACGAAGATTCCTAAAGCAAAACAGCCGAGATTGTTCATGCAGTGCAAACAGAATCTGTTTAGAACGATTAACGTGGGAAAGTAAATATGTCTTCCTGGGTCATTCAAAAAATCACCTCAAACATATGATGATGCTCGTGCAAGGAATCACCATAAGGGTAGAGAACCATTTTTtcttattaattattatctGATTCATTCCCATTGCGCCATTGGTTGCCATTCGTGAGGGTAAtccgttttctttttgcctCGATTTGTCGCGAGTAGAAATCCCCAATATGCTGGAAGAAACGCACCCACCCATCAACCGGCCGGGTCTGACCCACAGATGGGTCAAGAAATGTACGCCTCTCCTCTCCAGTTACAACCACCTTCGCAAGCCTTGCCGCTGATCGGACGGGCCTCCTTCTTTAAGATAATAATATGCTAACAAGTAGCAACATTCTCACTCACTCGGGTCTCCCACCCCGATTCGCCGCCCGATTGTGCGTGTGAACTCACACTTCGCACAAGAAAAATCCCCAATCAACTCACGTTCGCTCGTTAGCGCGAGTTCGCCATTCATTCAGCCCTGACTTGAAGTTCAGTTCAGTCGGACTTGACGAGTGCTACGGTGTGGTTCAGTGCTAACGGAAACAGAATGGTTTCCGCAAACGTATTCTCGGTGATCGTCGCGATATTGATGTTTGGTGAGTTTGTTTGTACCGCCTCGGAACTGGTTTACAAGCTTAATACAAATTATACTTCCGTATAGGAACGTTTGCCGGGGAAGCTTTGCAAATTGGTTGTAGCGATCCGGACGAACGCTGCCTTCCGATCCGCCACTGTTCGCCAGTGTACAGGCGTATCGAAAAGGAAGAACATTTGACAAACGCCACGTTCATGAAGGAGATACATCGCAAAACCTGTCAGCCGGCTGTACAGCAGGACAGGAAAACCCACATTTGCTGCCGCAAGCGCCACATCGGCTGCCGGCTGAATGGGAAACCGGGTGCTTGCTTGCTGCGTGAGCAGTGCCCAACACTGCAGACGACTACCGAGCGGAAGCTGATGCAAAATCCGGAGCAGAATCTGTGCTATGTGCACGACCGAAGGGTAAGCAATCTTGTCCATTCTTCCATTGGTGTTTGATGTATTAACTGTCGTTCCTTTCCCAGCATTACTTCTGCTGTACTGATCCGTACTGTGCCACGCACAAAAAGCTCTGCGAACAGGAGGCAGCGCCTctgcaagcaaaacaaccCGCCTCCACCTTTCCCCGCTGTACGGGCGCTAACGGTGAGGCGGGTTCGCTAGTTCCCGCCGTGCTGTGTGGTGGCCAGCCGCCTCGCCCCAGCAAGCGATCCGTCGATCAGCGGACGTGCTGCGTACCGCCGGCACAGCCGAACCGGCTCGTTTCCCACCCGAACGCAGCGAAACTGGCGCGCCTGCCGTGCGGTACGATCGGGCTGCTGGTTAAAATCCAGGACGGTACGTACGCACAGCGTGGGGAATTCCCGTGGATGGCGAATCTGGTTTACAAGCAGAAGGCGATCTGCAGCGGCACGCTGATTCATCCCTCGTACGTACTCACCGCTCGGCACTGCATCAACGGGGGGCTGGTTCGCGTTCGGCTCGGGAAGCACGATCTGCTGGAAAGGCCCGAATGCCCGACCGGCACGACGGCGGGAGGCGTGGACTGCCCCCAGCTTCAAGTGCAGGAGATTGCTATCGCGCAGAAAATGCGCAGCCACACGCACGACGTCGGGATGCTGCGGCTGGCCAGCCCGGCCGATGTGGCGGGCGAGCTGGTACGGCCGATCTGTCTGCCGGTGTACGCGTCCCTGCGCATGTACCTACCGCCCACGGTTACCATCACAGGCTGGGGACTGACGGAGAAGGAGAAGCCGGCAACCGTGCTGCTGAAAGCGCACACCCCCCTACTGATGGACGATCCGGCTTGCGCCAAGGACTATATGATCTGCGCCGGTGGCACTAGCCACAGCAATCACTGTGGCGGTGACTCGGGCGGACCGTACCAGGCGCTCGGTGTGTACGATGGCCAGTCGCGGTACGTGCAGTACGGCATCATCTCGGACGGGCCGGCCTACTGCTCCAATCCGGATCGTCCCAGTCGCGGTGTGCTGGTGGGGTACGTTATGGACTGGATCCTGGACCATATGGTGTTGTAAGGAAAAGACAgcaagcgagcgagagagtgaatgggtgagtgagtgagagagtcAGTGGTTTCCGGTCTCAAATGAATCATTAAAAATGCTCATAGATTTTACGTACCCAGTTGCCATAGGTTTTAAGCAGTGTATATGAATGCGAAGTTG
This is a stretch of genomic DNA from Anopheles merus strain MAF chromosome 2R, AmerM5.1, whole genome shotgun sequence. It encodes these proteins:
- the LOC121587961 gene encoding uncharacterized protein LOC121587961, yielding MLKCKVEQFDFELTVQPFLTDTCRLDGKQCAQWMEMSLSKIPICRICLTNDELQVSLFSEYAQRKLLLTKIRVCLPITITHADTLPVTICSQCIIRLEQFYEYYCKSETSQRILTEGTGILSRPRKTPPGSYTLSVTGTENGEASGPVVEQMDPILTQSPQVKGPVVQKEMQSNASGSPDASLSFLQQGTRKRKLKKSSTQNTF
- the LOC121587956 gene encoding serine protease grass, with the protein product MVSANVFSVIVAILMFGTFAGEALQIGCSDPDERCLPIRHCSPVYRRIEKEEHLTNATFMKEIHRKTCQPAVQQDRKTHICCRKRHIGCRLNGKPGACLLREQCPTLQTTTERKLMQNPEQNLCYVHDRRHYFCCTDPYCATHKKLCEQEAAPLQAKQPASTFPRCTGANGEAGSLVPAVLCGGQPPRPSKRSVDQRTCCVPPAQPNRLVSHPNAAKLARLPCGTIGLLVKIQDGTYAQRGEFPWMANLVYKQKAICSGTLIHPSYVLTARHCINGGLVRVRLGKHDLLERPECPTGTTAGGVDCPQLQVQEIAIAQKMRSHTHDVGMLRLASPADVAGELVRPICLPVYASLRMYLPPTVTITGWGLTEKEKPATVLLKAHTPLLMDDPACAKDYMICAGGTSHSNHCGGDSGGPYQALGVYDGQSRYVQYGIISDGPAYCSNPDRPSRGVLVGYVMDWILDHMVL